The window TCACATTCACAGGCATTATGGTTTGTATTGTCCTACTGAGATCGGGATCCTCTGAGAAGACAGGTGAGCGCACGTTCACGAGTGCAGAGTGCTGTCGTTTGCTTCTGACAGTTCTAACTTGCTGCTGTCTGCTGGGAATCTCTCAGCAGGTGGGAAAGAAGCCCAGCGGGATGCCCTCTTTAAAGAGATTATCGCAAAGCTGACGACAGAAATCGGTAGGAGTCATCAAAGAGCTCCTCCACCAGCAAACGCAGACCAGCCTGTGCACCCCTGGGTGAGAAATATCGTGGGGAGCTTGAAAACATTCGGCCTACTTCCAAGCAAAAACTTGCCTTCATTGAGCAAGCGGATCGACAGGCACCGTCTGTCGGGGTTCCTCTACAACATCTCTCTGTATCTGCAAGAGATGGgtgctgagctggaggaggcaccGTCTGAGCCCGAGGAGAATCAGCTGTGGGAGAAGCTCCTGCATTTCATTCTCCAGTCTGAAGGACTAAATCAGTGGGGCAGCCGCCTGCCCCCGCGGCCGAGCGTTAAAGTACAGGACTTGTTTTTGTCCCTGAGGGGCAGCCCCCATTGGGACTGGTTCCTGGggctgctgcagggcctgatCAGCCTGTCTGAGCGTCAGCCCCACAGATCCATCCTGACTTACTTATCTGAGAACTGGAGGACGGTCAGTGctgtgctggaggtggtgctcCAGGCCCTGATCAGTGGGACCTATGGCCAGGCCAGTGCCGGCCTGCAGGGCTTCATCTGTGCTCTTAAAGGTGACGTCGACTGTGCTTTCAGTGTGAGCTGGCTTCAGCCGCTACTGCGCTTTCTAGAAACACGAAACTGGAAGCCTGTGGTGAGTTTACATCCGGCTGGGGAAGGAGACGAACACAGCAGGGGCTCGAGCTTGTTCGGACGTTTGAAGCCTTTCAGCTTCCCTCCCGATGCTGCCAGGCAGGAGAGGTTTTCTGGAAATGGATCTGTCCAAGAAACGGTGACCACGGACCACGACGCCGACTTGATGCAAAGTTTTCTTCTGCAGGCTTTATTTCGCTCAGGTGCGGGAGAGCGAAGTGGCCACTTGGCACAGAAGAATCTAGCTCTGGTGCAGAGCTTAGACGAGCTGAGGAAGGGTCTGCTGCACCGGGTGGGCAGCTCTGTCTATGATAGCCTAAAGAAAAAAGCCTCGCGGGTCACCATGGTGCTTCTGGATGATATCAGCAGTCTGGTAGAGGTGCCACAGCCCAGGACTCAAGGCAGGTGTTCGGTCGGTGAGTAGAACAGATATCAACCTCCACTTGAAAACAGTGTTACTGCAATTGCATCaatacacacaatcacacaactGAGGCTCTGCCCCTGATTTGATCGAAACCATCCCAGAGAGCCAGTCACTTTTGCTATTTTTAATTCAATGTAATCATCCTGGCCATGGAAAGCATCCATTTCCAGCTCCCTTAATCCATTTATCCCCTCACTGTTTTCCCTAATGTTATATCTTGGGTGTTTAACTGTGCTGCAGTGTTTCATCATGGATACGTGCACTCTCTCCCAACTCACTCACTTTGACTTTTCTCTTATTATTTCTGCTTTAATGTCAAGGTGACCTGAGGCAACTGATCTTATGGTGAGACATTTTAGGTTGTGACTTCTTTTCAATCACAGAACAAAATCCACAGGCTAACATGCGTGTTGCGATGTCCACGGACACGTAGGGGGATAAGACATAACGTGACGTGGAATGCTCAGGCTTTGGCAGTTACATCCCAGGGCCTCGCCAACTCCTTCCCATTCCTGACCTGCCCCTCCAGTGGATCAGGTCAACAGAAACCAGCGCTGTCATCAACACAGTCCAGAAAAATGACCCCTTCTATGCGAACAACCTCCACGCGGAAACGCCTTCATGAATACCACACCACGGCTTACCTCTCCCAGTTCAACCAGCCAGGACCAGAGAAAATCCAAGAGAGCAGCAGCCATCAGAAAGAGCTGGAGTACACCTCCATAGAAATCCTGGAGGCAGCGTGTAATGAATCCATTCCTGGCCTGACAGGTGTGTCCAATTTCACAGTCTTCCTCTACTGTAAACTGTTTGAAGGGGAAAATGGGTCCATTGATCCAGCAGCGGCCCAGATGGGCCTCGACCTGCACACCACTTGCTCTGACGCAGCTTGGTACCTGTCTGCTGCCGAGGAGGATTTCCTCTGGGTTCATGTCTGCAGTGAGTTCTTCGCTCATGAATTCAACAACACGGTATGCTCCAACTCCTCgttctggctgcagagagcaaatCAGGTAAACGACTCTGATTTTCCATGGAGCGTATTTAAAAAGAAGATGATTCATAATTGCTCAGTTTTCTGTTAAAAAAGGAGCTGTTTGTGCTTTTCACTTCTATTCCAGTTTAATGGTACTACTTTTAAATTGTGCAGGCTATCCTGACCAAGGACTACCACCTATTTAACCAGACCAGCATAGACGACCTGTGCACGCAACAGCCAAGAGAAACCGTGGAGAGTCCAAGACTGGACAAGAACTGCCTGGCTGATCTGGGGAATGGATTGTTCAATGCTCAGACTTTCAGGCACTGCTTCCTGCCCAACAGCTCTGTCCTAATCTCAGCATTGTGTGGACGTGACTCCCCTGATTCGCACCATTCTGCGCCAGAGGACAGCTGGGCCGCAGCTTACTGTTACAAAGTCAAGAACACCTCCCTCGTTAGTGCCGCTGAAGAGGCTTGTCAGTACAGGAAGTGGGGAGAGCATCATTTCACCAACGCCACCCTGCTGGAACGCTGTGGACAGACACATGGACTGAGGGAGCATGTCTGTTTCAACGCCACACTCTACAGTCAGCTGTTAGAAACACATCCTCACGCTGCTGCCTTTTGTgctgacctggaagcagaaTTGGAAGACAAGACCTGTTTCCTACGGAGGTTCTTTGACATGCTCCCGGCACCTTATGAGTTTGACACctcacagctgtgtgtggatccagctcctctgctggtGGAGGCGGTACACAAGCTCAGCGTCTGTGGGTTGGAGGGAGGCGAGCGTGAGGGTTTTTTGGTAGTGTTGGGATATGTGCTGCGAGTCCTGGACTTCATGGTGGGCCTGTCGTCGGGTCTGGACGAGGGTGAAAATGAAGCAAGGCAGGGTTTAGGTCAGgccatcctcctctccagtctcGTTGATAACACGTCCTGGACCAAAGTGGAGCCAGAAGCCTCCACGAGCATCCTTCAAACTGTAGGAGTCTTCCTCCACAGAGAGCAGAATGCCACCGTCAAAGAGGACCTGCTGAGCTGCTTCAGTGTAAGAATACACACCACACGTATGcgcacgggcacacacacacacacacacacagaaactcacTCTCCTCTGTCACATCAGCCGATCTTGTGGGACCTCATCCAGCGGAATGACAACTCTTCTGCTCTCAAGGTTCTTCTGCAGGTGCCTGACCAGTGTTCCCATTGGGAATGTCGCAAATCAACCTAATCAACTTTGTGTGAGATCAATCGTTTTGCCCCCACCCACAGGAATACCTCCGGATGCCCGGGGACAGCATCCGTACGCTCGTGATGTCTGCTGAAAAGGATGCTGTGAAGAGGTTCCTCTCACATATGCACCAGAGCTGGGACCAGCTACACGTGGAAACGCGCCAGGTTCGTGCTCGgcgcatccatccatccatccatccatccatccatccatccatccatccatccatccatccatcatccatccatgcatgcatccatccatccatccatccatccatccatccatcatccatccatccatccatccatccatccatccatccatccatcatccatccatccatccatccatggttATTATTTCTCATCAGAGTCAAGGGGTGCTGGAGTTTATCACTTGGTAAAAtcacaaattaaaatgcaagAATAGGGCAATCTTTACACATTTTAACAATAATCCAATTTCTAAAATGCCGcctgttttaaaatgtcatttcgACAAAGACCAGGTCATGTGAGGGGTAGGGTAAAGGTTACGACCTTCAGGGCCACTGTTTGTGCTTTTACCCCCtcctctgttgttcctgtttgatttcAATCTTTGCCAAAGTGTTGCATTATTGAAGAGGACCGGACTGTTTTATCATGTGCTTTTGTTCTGCTCGTCAGGCCTCTCAAAAAGAGGTGCAGGCCATGGAAACAATGACTGCTGCCTTCATCCACAAGTTCCCTCGAGTGACCCCAGAGCTGTTCGTAGATCTGTCTCAGTTCATTCCCTTCATGTCTGTCTCTGACATCATGAGCTTCCCAGCTTCCCTGATCGTCAACGACAGTGTGTGAGTTACCGATCCCGTGAATTGTTATCTTTAAAAACCTTAAAAGGTTAGAGGACTGCACGGTGCCTTCCTGTTACTCCCCAGGTTGACAGCAATCCGAGACCACAGCTCAGGGATGAAGTTACTGCAGAAAAAAGCCTTTGTAAAAAGACTCCTGCAGTCCAGCGCGGTGGGTGATGTCCCTACCTGGCCACCGTACTTCCTCACTTCCAtcctcccgctgctgcctcACCTCCCCgtcagtcattttcaacaactgacatcacagcaggttCGATGTCATTTAGTCAAATGAGCGCCGATcgtaaaaacatttaaaagtgtAACTTATTGGTCTGGTATCACTTTTCTCCCTTTAGCTCACTCCTCTGGTGGGGTTTCTAGGCAACACTAGTTTGGATGGTGTAAGGGGGCGTCATGTGATCCGGACTCTGTTCAACAGCCCAAATCTCACCAGAGATAATATACTGAGGTGGGACTGACACCCCCGTTGTTTTTGATTCTTTTGGCCATCGTTTCTCAGAAATAAGTAATAAAAATGGTTCATGGCCACGGTTTTGGTCCTGCATCGTTGCATTTCTAAAAAGTTTGTCCTTCAGATGATAAGAGGTTGTGTTGATGTCATGCTTTAATGATCTTAAGTGTTCTTGTTTCCCACCATGTCCCATTTCAACCTGTTTTTTGCAGGATGGGAATTCTGGCATGTTACCTGGAGCCACAGGACCTGGGCTCATACCTTCAGGACGcagctctctctgctgctctgttgccaCAGCTCGCTCGCTGCACGTCAGAGGGCTTCATAAGTGAGAATGGCAGGGTGAGCCGGACCTTGACCAACACTTCTGAGAATCAGCACGTTCAcccatctgtctgctgctcagCCTTGTGTTTCTCTGACAGCTGCACTCTTGGTTGGCACCAACTGTTGAGAACTTCAGCACCATGGAGCCTCTGCATTTGTCCGCTCTCAGCAGACTCTTGCCTCAGTTAGGGGCACCGTTCTTGCTTTCGCTCCCATCGCAGCTGCTCCTCGAACTTCTGTCTCAGCCAGGAATACGCAGATATTCACCAGCACAGGTCAGCAGGGAGTTTGTCTCTCAAGTGTTTCtaacagagaaaaggagaagttTACTCTCCTATAACCTATAAAGTTCTTAACAAGTATATTTGTTTGCGTTGCTCGGCttgtcattttgaaaatgtgttCAGGCTTTCCAAATCCTATCCAAGATATCTAAAGAAACCAACGTAAGTACACATTTTCTCAaaccttttccctccatttccaTAAACCTGATGgcagtttctctcctctcagctcaCTGTGGACAAACTGTGCAAACTGATGCCGTTGCACTCTGGCCTGTCCCCTGATGTGATCGCAGACCTCCACTGGTCTGGGATCAGTGAAGATGCCCTCTGCCAGTGCTGGAGAACACTGATAACTGATCTTAAGCCTGGTCAGAGATCCTGGTTATTCGATGCAACACAGGAGATGATGCCTCCTGGGTTCAAGGCAtaactttctctttttttttttcaaccttCCAATCACCCTCATTTTATCATAATTTGCCTTTCCTTTTGGGTTACAATCTAAAAATTCTGATGACAGTAAATGGATGAATGCTCTCCCTGATTTCATTAGACCACCAGATGAGATAGACCTGCCTGACATTTCTGTTGTACGTCAGCAGGTTCTCCACAGGAACCTGCAGAACATCACTCAGGAGGTAAAGTGTCTGCTACCATTTGTGCCTCTGAAGACACTGACAGAGATCCTTGATGGGGAAACAATGCTGGGGAAGATAAGACTGATTGGAAACATACTCTGGTCaccacagcaggtgtgtgtacaACCTTTACCTTCATGCTGTTTGAAGTAGCATTCACCTGAAAACAGATGGTGGAGTGTTCTGTAAAGAATAATCTGTTACAAGCTTCAGATTTCACTCCCATTAGTCTGCGGCTCGTTGGTTAGGCTTCACATGAGCCTTTAAGGATATTAGTACTTCATATGCATCCGCCACCATCAAACTAATTAGCTTAGAAGTGCTACAATGGTGCGGCTGAGCGTAGCATAAATTAATAATAGCAGCTGCAGCTTAAAGGGATTTTAGTCACAGCCAAGTGTGAGTTTCACTCCACATCTTGGCCTCGAAGCACAAAATCAATTTTCGGTAATTAACTATGCTGAAATATATGACATAATACAAGAATATATGTGGATCTATTACCTTTCAGAGAAATGATTCTATTAAAAGTCAGTTGTATAAGGAATTGGAGGGCCTAAATCATAGGTAATAAAACTGCCACATctggtttctgtttttaaactgaaagTGACGTTGCTGCAAAAAGGATGCTGTAATTGCTTTTGAACATATCTGTGGTTACCTGTGTGATGCCAAACATGAGTAAAAGATGTCATCAATCattggaaatgtgtttttctgaagCAAATAATTAGATTATGATAGCATCTGTGTGTGGAGAAGAACTGTAGGAAATACAGAAATATAATGGCTGTTTGTCTTGTTGTTGCTTGTTTCTTTAAACAGGCTCAGCTTTTGTTCAGAATGATCCACAAATCTGAAAATATCACCAGTAGGACAGTGAGGTTGGTTGATTTGAACCAGAACTCTGGATATAAAAATTTAAGAGGAAACCAAAAGGGTCACAGTAACTTTTAAAGGAGAACCTCTTTTTCGCAGGGATCTGGGTCATATAGCCGGTGGAATGAGTTGTGAGTTTCTGAATCTTCGGTCCAACGAGACAGATTTTGCGGCGCTGCTTCAGTTTGTTACTGAGCTGCCTGGATCCAGGAGGCCCGCTCTGGTGAGAGATGAATACTTCAGCACCACTCTGATTCTCTGAAGCAAATAAAAAGAGCTTATGAAGTTCAGACGCGTTTTGGCTGTCTCACCAGCGAAAATGCATCATTGATGAATTGAAGAAACACTCAGAAATTGACCTCAGCCTTCTGAGCCCTGGCTTTGCTGCGACTTTACCGTAAGTAGCTTTGGCTTCACGCTATATTAAGAGTGATACGACGACAATATTTACGCCTCTGCTTCTTTTACAGCGTGACGATGTTGGAGGACCTGTCCAACTCGTCCTTCAGTGCCATTCTGGACCACATTCAGACGCACCTCACTGATTTCCTCAAACTTCCACGTTACAAGCAGACAAATTTAGCAGAGAAAGTCATTACCAGACTGGTTGGTACAGGGTTTAATGCTATTTTGTGCACTGGAGTTGATATTTTCGCCGCAGAGAACAGAGAACTGAAAGAATGAAGGAAT is drawn from Takifugu flavidus isolate HTHZ2018 chromosome 2, ASM371156v2, whole genome shotgun sequence and contains these coding sequences:
- the LOC130518135 gene encoding stereocilin isoform X1; translation: MKMAKKGPGMATLTFTGIMVCIVLLRSGSSEKTAGGKEAQRDALFKEIIAKLTTEIGRSHQRAPPPANADQPVHPWVRNIVGSLKTFGLLPSKNLPSLSKRIDRHRLSGFLYNISLYLQEMGAELEEAPSEPEENQLWEKLLHFILQSEGLNQWGSRLPPRPSVKVQDLFLSLRGSPHWDWFLGLLQGLISLSERQPHRSILTYLSENWRTVSAVLEVVLQALISGTYGQASAGLQGFICALKGDVDCAFSVSWLQPLLRFLETRNWKPVVSLHPAGEGDEHSRGSSLFGRLKPFSFPPDAARQERFSGNGSVQETVTTDHDADLMQSFLLQALFRSGAGERSGHLAQKNLALVQSLDELRKGLLHRVGSSVYDSLKKKASRVTMVLLDDISSLVEVPQPRTQGRCSVGDLRQLILWGIRHNVTWNAQALAVTSQGLANSFPFLTCPSSGSGQQKPALSSTQSRKMTPSMRTTSTRKRLHEYHTTAYLSQFNQPGPEKIQESSSHQKELEYTSIEILEAACNESIPGLTGVSNFTVFLYCKLFEGENGSIDPAAAQMGLDLHTTCSDAAWYLSAAEEDFLWVHVCSEFFAHEFNNTVCSNSSFWLQRANQAILTKDYHLFNQTSIDDLCTQQPRETVESPRLDKNCLADLGNGLFNAQTFRHCFLPNSSVLISALCGRDSPDSHHSAPEDSWAAAYCYKVKNTSLVSAAEEACQYRKWGEHHFTNATLLERCGQTHGLREHVCFNATLYSQLLETHPHAAAFCADLEAELEDKTCFLRRFFDMLPAPYEFDTSQLCVDPAPLLVEAVHKLSVCGLEGGEREGFLVVLGYVLRVLDFMVGLSSGLDEGENEARQGLGQAILLSSLVDNTSWTKVEPEASTSILQTVGVFLHREQNATVKEDLLSCFSPILWDLIQRNDNSSALKVLLQEYLRMPGDSIRTLVMSAEKDAVKRFLSHMHQSWDQLHVETRQASQKEVQAMETMTAAFIHKFPRVTPELFVDLSQFIPFMSVSDIMSFPASLIVNDSVLTAIRDHSSGMKLLQKKAFVKRLLQSSAVGDVPTWPPYFLTSILPLLPHLPVSHFQQLTSQQLTPLVGFLGNTSLDGVRGRHVIRTLFNSPNLTRDNILRMGILACYLEPQDLGSYLQDAALSAALLPQLARCTSEGFISENGRLHSWLAPTVENFSTMEPLHLSALSRLLPQLGAPFLLSLPSQLLLELLSQPGIRRYSPAQAFQILSKISKETNLTVDKLCKLMPLHSGLSPDVIADLHWSGISEDALCQCWRTLITDLKPGQRSWLFDATQEVLHRNLQNITQEVKCLLPFVPLKTLTEILDGETMLGKIRLIGNILWSPQQAQLLFRMIHKSENITSRTVRDLGHIAGGMSCEFLNLRSNETDFAALLQFVTELPGSRRPALRKCIIDELKKHSEIDLSLLSPGFAATLPVTMLEDLSNSSFSAILDHIQTHLTDFLKLPRYKQTNLAEKVITRLGSSQAEGQIDGPALDALGPLLPFLDQGSLALVDRGALALRLEEMRSFCLPKEALRGITSLLTHEDLLGEPSKWQVGDVEHLGRLVLSLSTKHIDSIPLMVLNKDTVELVLLGQRQWEDGGVGKACVNQCVDQQLLRQQTQSLLRGIVNAPSRRARAPVPSCADIRGTFPSAWTSAQLSRMSQDDLKQCVEVFAQDASLSAEQRRALWVKLRQAFGPVRQLRADQLLSLGSLVTEMSERELHDISSTNPAVLAHLGTLTDWSLRKMRAVVSAVLRKRKLKVEQLTAVDLATFGRLICGLYPSEIRRLSAHNLSMAVPFLRETSLPCTEHQMEAITSCLFRPEAFGPVSTWGPEAFTEIGTLAGGLEDLVLSALVQEQLEGIVPEALALMIPKKMAVVFSALQLSWFSVEQAWAVTEEQWAELDAEQKLAVQRARYEGDVLLELRGRNSAAALLIAECFPVHSLAVCLCLWHMV
- the LOC130518135 gene encoding stereocilin isoform X3 codes for the protein MKMAKKGPGMATLTFTGIMVCIVLLRSGSSEKTAGGKEAQRDALFKEIIAKLTTEIGRSHQRAPPPANADQPVHPWVRNIVGSLKTFGLLPSKNLPSLSKRIDRHRLSGFLYNISLYLQEMGAELEEAPSEPEENQLWEKLLHFILQSEGLNQWGSRLPPRPSVKVQDLFLSLRGSPHWDWFLGLLQGLISLSERQPHRSILTYLSENWRTVSAVLEVVLQALISGTYGQASAGLQGFICALKGDVDCAFSVSWLQPLLRFLETRNWKPVVSLHPAGEGDEHSRGSSLFGRLKPFSFPPDAARQERFSGNGSVQETVTTDHDADLMQSFLLQALFRSGAGERSGHLAQKNLALVQSLDELRKGLLHRVGSSVYDSLKKKASRVTMVLLDDISSLVEVPQPRTQGRCSVGDLRQLILWGIRHNVTWNAQALAVTSQGLANSFPFLTCPSSGSGQQKPALSSTQSRKMTPSMRTTSTRKRLHEYHTTAYLSQFNQPGPEKIQESSSHQKELEYTSIEILEAACNESIPGLTGVSNFTVFLYCKLFEGENGSIDPAAAQMGLDLHTTCSDAAWYLSAAEEDFLWVHVCSEFFAHEFNNTVCSNSSFWLQRANQAILTKDYHLFNQTSIDDLCTQQPRETVESPRLDKNCLADLGNGLFNAQTFRHCFLPNSSVLISALCGRDSPDSHHSAPEDSWAAAYCYKVKNTSLVSAAEEACQYRKWGEHHFTNATLLERCGQTHGLREHVCFNATLYSQLLETHPHAAAFCADLEAELEDKTCFLRRFFDMLPAPYEFDTSQLCVDPAPLLVEAVHKLSVCGLEGGEREGFLVVLGYVLRVLDFMVGLSSGLDEGENEARQGLGQAILLSSLVDNTSWTKVEPEASTSILQTVGVFLHREQNATVKEDLLSCFSEYLRMPGDSIRTLVMSAEKDAVKRFLSHMHQSWDQLHVETRQASQKEVQAMETMTAAFIHKFPRVTPELFVDLSQFIPFMSVSDIMSFPASLIVNDSVLTAIRDHSSGMKLLQKKAFVKRLLQSSAVGDVPTWPPYFLTSILPLLPHLPVSHFQQLTSQQLTPLVGFLGNTSLDGVRGRHVIRTLFNSPNLTRDNILRMGILACYLEPQDLGSYLQDAALSAALLPQLARCTSEGFISENGRLHSWLAPTVENFSTMEPLHLSALSRLLPQLGAPFLLSLPSQLLLELLSQPGIRRYSPAQAFQILSKISKETNLTVDKLCKLMPLHSGLSPDVIADLHWSGISEDALCQCWRTLITDLKPGQRSWLFDATQEVLHRNLQNITQEVKCLLPFVPLKTLTEILDGETMLGKIRLIGNILWSPQQAQLLFRMIHKSENITSRTVRDLGHIAGGMSCEFLNLRSNETDFAALLQFVTELPGSRRPALRKCIIDELKKHSEIDLSLLSPGFAATLPVTMLEDLSNSSFSAILDHIQTHLTDFLKLPRYKQTNLAEKVITRLGSSQAEGQIDGPALDALGPLLPFLDQGSLALVDRGALALRLEEMRSFCLPKEALRGITSLLTHEDLLGEPSKWQVGDVEHLGRLVLSLSTKHIDSIPLMVLNKDTVELVLLGQRQWEDGGVGKACVNQCVDQQLLRQQTQSLLRGIVNAPSRRARAPVPSCADIRGTFPSAWTSAQLSRMSQDDLKQCVEVFAQDASLSAEQRRALWVKLRQAFGPVRQLRADQLLSLGSLVTEMSERELHDISSTNPAVLAHLGTLTDWSLRKMRAVVSAVLRKRKLKVEQLTAVDLATFGRLICGLYPSEIRRLSAHNLSMAVPFLRETSLPCTEHQMEAITSCLFRPEAFGPVSTWGPEAFTEIGTLAGGLEDLVLSALVQEQLEGIVPEALALMIPKKMAVVFSALQLSWFSVEQAWAVTEEQWAELDAEQKLAVQRARYEGDVLLELRGRNSAAALLIAECFPVHSLAVCLCLWHMV
- the LOC130518135 gene encoding stereocilin isoform X2; this encodes MKMAKKGPGMATLTFTGIMVCIVLLRSGSSEKTGGKEAQRDALFKEIIAKLTTEIGRSHQRAPPPANADQPVHPWVRNIVGSLKTFGLLPSKNLPSLSKRIDRHRLSGFLYNISLYLQEMGAELEEAPSEPEENQLWEKLLHFILQSEGLNQWGSRLPPRPSVKVQDLFLSLRGSPHWDWFLGLLQGLISLSERQPHRSILTYLSENWRTVSAVLEVVLQALISGTYGQASAGLQGFICALKGDVDCAFSVSWLQPLLRFLETRNWKPVVSLHPAGEGDEHSRGSSLFGRLKPFSFPPDAARQERFSGNGSVQETVTTDHDADLMQSFLLQALFRSGAGERSGHLAQKNLALVQSLDELRKGLLHRVGSSVYDSLKKKASRVTMVLLDDISSLVEVPQPRTQGRCSVGDLRQLILWGIRHNVTWNAQALAVTSQGLANSFPFLTCPSSGSGQQKPALSSTQSRKMTPSMRTTSTRKRLHEYHTTAYLSQFNQPGPEKIQESSSHQKELEYTSIEILEAACNESIPGLTGVSNFTVFLYCKLFEGENGSIDPAAAQMGLDLHTTCSDAAWYLSAAEEDFLWVHVCSEFFAHEFNNTVCSNSSFWLQRANQAILTKDYHLFNQTSIDDLCTQQPRETVESPRLDKNCLADLGNGLFNAQTFRHCFLPNSSVLISALCGRDSPDSHHSAPEDSWAAAYCYKVKNTSLVSAAEEACQYRKWGEHHFTNATLLERCGQTHGLREHVCFNATLYSQLLETHPHAAAFCADLEAELEDKTCFLRRFFDMLPAPYEFDTSQLCVDPAPLLVEAVHKLSVCGLEGGEREGFLVVLGYVLRVLDFMVGLSSGLDEGENEARQGLGQAILLSSLVDNTSWTKVEPEASTSILQTVGVFLHREQNATVKEDLLSCFSPILWDLIQRNDNSSALKVLLQEYLRMPGDSIRTLVMSAEKDAVKRFLSHMHQSWDQLHVETRQASQKEVQAMETMTAAFIHKFPRVTPELFVDLSQFIPFMSVSDIMSFPASLIVNDSVLTAIRDHSSGMKLLQKKAFVKRLLQSSAVGDVPTWPPYFLTSILPLLPHLPVSHFQQLTSQQLTPLVGFLGNTSLDGVRGRHVIRTLFNSPNLTRDNILRMGILACYLEPQDLGSYLQDAALSAALLPQLARCTSEGFISENGRLHSWLAPTVENFSTMEPLHLSALSRLLPQLGAPFLLSLPSQLLLELLSQPGIRRYSPAQAFQILSKISKETNLTVDKLCKLMPLHSGLSPDVIADLHWSGISEDALCQCWRTLITDLKPGQRSWLFDATQEVLHRNLQNITQEVKCLLPFVPLKTLTEILDGETMLGKIRLIGNILWSPQQAQLLFRMIHKSENITSRTVRDLGHIAGGMSCEFLNLRSNETDFAALLQFVTELPGSRRPALRKCIIDELKKHSEIDLSLLSPGFAATLPVTMLEDLSNSSFSAILDHIQTHLTDFLKLPRYKQTNLAEKVITRLGSSQAEGQIDGPALDALGPLLPFLDQGSLALVDRGALALRLEEMRSFCLPKEALRGITSLLTHEDLLGEPSKWQVGDVEHLGRLVLSLSTKHIDSIPLMVLNKDTVELVLLGQRQWEDGGVGKACVNQCVDQQLLRQQTQSLLRGIVNAPSRRARAPVPSCADIRGTFPSAWTSAQLSRMSQDDLKQCVEVFAQDASLSAEQRRALWVKLRQAFGPVRQLRADQLLSLGSLVTEMSERELHDISSTNPAVLAHLGTLTDWSLRKMRAVVSAVLRKRKLKVEQLTAVDLATFGRLICGLYPSEIRRLSAHNLSMAVPFLRETSLPCTEHQMEAITSCLFRPEAFGPVSTWGPEAFTEIGTLAGGLEDLVLSALVQEQLEGIVPEALALMIPKKMAVVFSALQLSWFSVEQAWAVTEEQWAELDAEQKLAVQRARYEGDVLLELRGRNSAAALLIAECFPVHSLAVCLCLWHMV